In Candidatus Stygibacter australis, the following are encoded in one genomic region:
- a CDS encoding phenylalanine--tRNA ligase beta subunit-related protein: protein MMEDGINKNIVKLAVASMENLKNKAVNEPYQKLVSLGEEYRNSYSGIAISEIPGVTQARDLFKAIGIDPTKRRPSSEALLRRGLKNKGYSTINPLVDIGNWCSLEFLLPICVYDMSLIEGKITGRMGKSGDGYTAIDNKYLDLNERYLICDNEGAIGSPIKDSLRTCVTPETTNAVLLIYAPGYLPDSQLLAHLDIFIQRVQTYCGGGVSDKYLQTNAIREF, encoded by the coding sequence ATGATGGAAGATGGTATTAATAAAAACATAGTCAAACTGGCAGTAGCCAGTATGGAAAACCTTAAAAATAAGGCAGTTAATGAGCCTTATCAAAAACTGGTAAGTCTTGGTGAGGAATACCGGAATTCTTATTCTGGTATTGCGATCAGTGAGATTCCGGGAGTTACTCAGGCTCGAGACCTTTTTAAGGCAATTGGCATCGATCCCACTAAACGCAGACCTTCCAGTGAAGCATTGCTCAGACGTGGTCTGAAAAATAAGGGCTATAGTACCATCAATCCGCTTGTGGATATTGGTAACTGGTGTTCACTGGAATTCCTGCTGCCGATCTGTGTATATGATATGAGCTTAATTGAAGGTAAAATAACTGGAAGAATGGGCAAATCAGGAGATGGTTATACTGCTATTGATAATAAGTATCTTGATCTGAATGAAAGATATCTTATCTGTGATAATGAAGGTGCAATTGGCAGCCCTATCAAGGATTCTCTTCGCACTTGCGTTACACCAGAAACAACAAATGCAGTTTTATTGATCTATGCTCCAGGCTATCTGCCTGATTCTCAACTACTCGCTCATCTTGATATTTTTATCCAGAGAGTTCAAACTTATTGTGGTGGTGGAGTTTCAGATAAATACCTTCAAACAAATGCAATCAGGGAGTTTTAA